In the genome of uncultured Pseudodesulfovibrio sp., one region contains:
- the pnp gene encoding polyribonucleotide nucleotidyltransferase codes for MTMIPFDSTKVTATVGGIDISIETGKFARQASGAVTISSGDTTVLVTAVTQPLDVDRGFFPLTCNYQEMAYAAGRVPGNYFRREGRPSEHETLVSRLIDRPIRPLFAKGFSDEVQIIATVLSADKHVNPDVLALTGASAACHISKMPFLGPIVGARVGYVDNEFVLYPSYRGIEERSSLNLVFAATRDAMVMVEGGGNFVSEDLVADALAWGHEQVRPLFDIQDELREKVGVPKLEVTAPERDEEVAEFLGEIITADLEKALTTPEKMVRYAAKDAAKQKAKEAVAEKFPDDDSKLAAVSDIVGDMTKKIVRERIVKEGLRIDGRDTTTVRPLSIEVGLLQQTHGSVLFRRGETCSLATATLGSTRDEQRYDSLLGDATKRFMLHYNFPPYCVGEARMLRGTSRREVGHGALAERAISPVLPSAEEFPFTIRVVSEIMESNGSSSMASVCGATLSLMDAGVPITEPVAGIAMGLCKEGDDYFVLTDILGDEDALGDMDFKVAGTRDGITAIQMDIKIAGIPQDVLKKALYQAKEARTHILDHMTEVLEKPRAELSDLAPQMAVVYIDPEKIRSVIGPGGKNIKAITAETEADIDIEDSGKISIFAPTLASMDKAKEMVLYYDQKPEPGKNYKGVVRKILEVGALVEILPGQEGMLHISQLDFDRVERVEDVVQLGQEVWVKCISLEPGGRIRLSRKAWLMEEAGQEVNLDDFKRPAPRGGDRGDRNDRGGRRDNRGGGRGRR; via the coding sequence ATGACGATGATTCCTTTCGATTCCACCAAGGTCACCGCGACCGTTGGCGGCATCGACATCTCCATTGAAACCGGGAAATTCGCTCGCCAGGCATCTGGCGCAGTGACCATTTCCTCCGGCGACACCACCGTTCTGGTGACCGCCGTTACCCAGCCCCTGGACGTGGATCGCGGCTTCTTTCCGCTGACCTGCAACTACCAGGAAATGGCGTATGCCGCAGGCCGCGTGCCGGGCAACTACTTCCGCCGCGAGGGCCGTCCCTCCGAGCACGAGACTCTGGTCTCCCGGCTCATCGACCGCCCCATCCGGCCCCTGTTCGCCAAAGGCTTCTCCGACGAAGTCCAGATCATTGCCACGGTCCTGTCCGCCGACAAGCACGTCAATCCGGACGTCCTGGCCCTGACCGGCGCTTCCGCCGCCTGCCACATCTCCAAGATGCCCTTCCTCGGCCCCATCGTGGGTGCCCGCGTGGGCTATGTGGATAACGAGTTTGTCCTCTACCCCTCCTACCGGGGTATCGAGGAGCGCTCCTCCCTGAACCTCGTCTTCGCGGCCACCCGCGATGCCATGGTGATGGTCGAAGGCGGCGGCAACTTCGTTTCCGAAGATCTGGTGGCCGACGCCCTGGCCTGGGGTCACGAGCAGGTCCGCCCGCTCTTCGACATCCAGGACGAACTGCGTGAGAAGGTCGGTGTGCCCAAGCTCGAAGTGACCGCTCCCGAGCGCGACGAAGAAGTCGCCGAGTTCCTCGGTGAGATCATCACCGCCGATCTGGAAAAGGCCCTGACCACCCCCGAGAAGATGGTCCGCTACGCCGCCAAGGACGCTGCCAAGCAGAAGGCCAAGGAAGCCGTTGCCGAGAAGTTCCCGGACGACGACTCCAAGCTGGCCGCTGTCAGCGACATCGTCGGCGACATGACCAAGAAGATCGTGCGTGAGCGCATCGTCAAGGAAGGCCTGCGCATCGACGGCCGCGACACCACCACGGTGCGTCCGCTGTCCATCGAGGTCGGCCTGCTCCAGCAGACCCACGGCTCGGTCCTGTTCCGCCGCGGCGAGACCTGCTCCCTGGCCACCGCCACCCTGGGTTCCACCCGTGACGAGCAGCGTTACGACTCCCTGCTCGGCGACGCCACCAAGCGGTTCATGCTGCACTACAACTTCCCGCCCTACTGCGTCGGTGAAGCCCGCATGCTGCGCGGCACCTCCCGCCGCGAAGTGGGCCACGGCGCACTGGCCGAACGCGCCATTTCCCCGGTGCTGCCCAGCGCCGAGGAGTTCCCGTTCACCATCCGCGTGGTCTCCGAAATCATGGAGTCCAACGGTTCTTCCTCCATGGCCTCCGTGTGCGGCGCCACCCTGTCCCTGATGGACGCTGGCGTGCCCATCACCGAGCCGGTTGCCGGTATCGCCATGGGTCTGTGCAAGGAAGGCGACGACTACTTCGTGCTGACCGACATCCTCGGCGACGAGGACGCGCTGGGCGACATGGACTTCAAGGTCGCCGGTACCCGTGACGGCATCACCGCCATCCAGATGGACATCAAGATCGCCGGTATTCCGCAGGACGTCCTCAAGAAGGCCCTGTACCAGGCCAAGGAAGCCCGCACCCACATCCTCGACCACATGACCGAGGTGCTGGAAAAGCCGCGCGCCGAACTGTCCGACCTGGCCCCGCAGATGGCCGTCGTCTACATCGACCCCGAGAAGATCCGCTCCGTCATCGGCCCCGGCGGCAAGAATATCAAGGCTATCACTGCCGAAACCGAAGCCGACATCGACATCGAGGATTCCGGCAAGATCTCCATCTTCGCCCCCACCCTCGCGTCCATGGACAAGGCCAAGGAAATGGTCCTCTACTACGACCAGAAGCCCGAGCCCGGCAAGAACTACAAGGGCGTCGTGCGCAAGATCCTCGAGGTCGGCGCGCTGGTTGAAATCCTGCCCGGACAGGAAGGCATGCTGCACATCTCCCAGCTCGACTTCGACCGGGTGGAACGTGTGGAAGACGTTGTCCAGCTCGGCCAGGAAGTCTGGGTCAAGTGCATCTCCCTGGAGCCCGGCGGACGCATCCGTCTGTCCCGCAAGGCGTGGCTCATGGAAGAGGCCGGCCAGGAAGTCAACCTGGATGACTTCAAGCGTCCCGCACCGCGCGGCGGCGATCGTGGCGACCGCAACGACCGCGGCGGACGTCGCGACAACCGTGGTGGTGGCCGAGGCCGCCGCTAG
- the rpsO gene encoding 30S ribosomal protein S15: MVMTAEEKQKIIDEYKTCEGDTGSPEVQVALLTARITYLADHFKTHKKDHHSRTGLLKLVGQRRKLLKYLQNKDITRYRELISRLGLRK; encoded by the coding sequence GTGGTGATGACTGCTGAAGAAAAACAGAAGATCATTGACGAGTACAAGACCTGCGAAGGCGACACCGGGTCCCCGGAGGTCCAGGTCGCGCTGCTGACCGCGCGCATTACCTACCTGGCCGACCACTTCAAGACCCACAAGAAGGATCACCACTCCCGCACCGGCCTGCTGAAGCTGGTCGGGCAGCGCAGGAAGCTTCTCAAGTACCTGCAGAACAAGGACATCACGCGCTACCGCGAGCTGATTAGCCGCCTTGGCCTGCGTAAGTAG
- the truB gene encoding tRNA pseudouridine(55) synthase TruB, translated as MGRRRNKRSAEQLDGLLILNKPSGPTSADCLNDIKHQLKQFKIGHGGTLDPLAQGVLLVLLGNGTKLAPYLTGGTKTYSGTFKLGITTDTLDIQGEVVKESPVDVQPADVEREILYWKELTEQEVPAYSAAKYKGKPLYALAREGLETPVKTKPIVISHVEALDVNLPEAAFRVSCSAGTYIRSLVHSLGTRMGCGAALTSLVREASEPFRLEQAFDLEDVLENPELFPERVIPLRDTLPHWPRYRLTEPLAGLVMNGSWLPVNDQPDTMLAGEIGDQAMLLGPDDEPLALVEAKLQDGKPRWAILRGLWNRD; from the coding sequence ACGCCGACGCAACAAGCGCAGTGCCGAACAGCTCGACGGCCTGCTCATTCTGAACAAGCCGTCCGGCCCCACCTCGGCGGACTGCCTGAACGACATCAAGCACCAGCTCAAGCAGTTCAAGATAGGCCACGGCGGGACTCTGGACCCCCTGGCTCAAGGCGTGCTTCTGGTCCTGCTCGGCAACGGCACCAAGCTCGCGCCGTACCTGACCGGCGGGACCAAGACCTATTCCGGTACGTTCAAGCTCGGAATAACCACCGACACTCTTGATATTCAAGGAGAAGTGGTCAAAGAAAGCCCGGTTGACGTCCAGCCCGCCGATGTCGAACGTGAAATTTTGTATTGGAAAGAGTTGACAGAGCAGGAAGTTCCTGCCTATTCGGCTGCCAAATACAAGGGTAAGCCGTTGTATGCTCTGGCCCGTGAGGGGCTGGAAACACCGGTCAAGACAAAGCCCATTGTTATTTCTCATGTGGAAGCGCTGGACGTGAATTTGCCCGAAGCGGCATTCAGGGTCAGCTGTTCCGCGGGCACCTACATACGATCCCTGGTCCACAGCTTGGGGACTCGAATGGGGTGCGGCGCGGCGCTGACCAGCCTGGTCAGAGAAGCCAGCGAGCCTTTCCGGCTCGAACAGGCCTTTGACCTGGAGGACGTCCTGGAGAATCCGGAACTATTTCCGGAAAGGGTGATCCCCCTGCGGGACACCCTGCCCCACTGGCCCAGGTACCGGTTGACCGAACCGCTGGCCGGACTCGTCATGAACGGGTCCTGGCTGCCGGTGAACGATCAGCCGGACACCATGCTCGCGGGCGAAATCGGCGACCAGGCCATGCTGCTCGGTCCCGACGACGAACCGCTGGCATTGGTAGAGGCCAAGCTCCAGGACGGCAAGCCCAGATGGGCCATTCTCCGGGGACTCTGGAACCGGGACTGA